A genomic stretch from Chelmon rostratus isolate fCheRos1 chromosome 14, fCheRos1.pri, whole genome shotgun sequence includes:
- the nf2b gene encoding neurofibromin 2b (merlin) isoform X2 — MSILGLKKKQPKTFKVKVITMDAEMEFSCEVKWKGKDLFDLVCRTVGLRETWFFGLRYTVKDTYAWLKPEKRVLDQEVPKDSPITFHFLAKFFPEKVEEELVQEITQHLFFLQVKKQILDEEIFCSPEASVLLASYAVQAKYGDYDPNFHKPGFLAQDELLPKRVLMQYQMTADMWEEKITAWYAEHRGIARDEAEMEYLKIAQDLEMYGVSYFAITQNKRDTDLLLGVDAQGLHIYSPNSKLNPNKSFPWSGIRNISYSEKEFTIKPLDKKKDVFKFYSSQLRVNKLILQLCIGNHDLFMRRRKVDSIEVQQMKAQAKEEKARKKMERQILAREKQMREEAERAKEEMERRLFQLQDEARLANEALLRSEETADLLAEKAQIAEEEAKLLAHKAAEAEQERQRLEVTAMKTKEEKRLMEQKMREAEQLAVKLVEQSERRLKEADHLKQDLTEAKDAERRAKQKLLEITKTTYPLIAAYSPPPAPPAPPPEAPDFAYESASTRLDFKDSDMKRLSMEIERERLEYMEKSKHLQDQLKELKTEIESLKLEEQQQQAGLYNLRSEARGYVQEPVYIPHSNRNSAYMSQMAYFEEV, encoded by the exons ATGTCCATCCTGGGATTAAAGAAGAAACAGCCAAAGACTTTTAAAGTCAAAGTTATCACCATGGATGCCGAAATGGAGTTCAGCTGTGAG GTGAAGTGGAAAGGTAAAGACCTGTTTGACTTGGTGTGTCGCACTGTTGGTTTGAGGGAGACCTGGTTCTTTGGACTCAGGTACACAGTAAAGGACACGTACGCCTggctgaaaccagagaaaagG GTGCTGGACCAGGAAGTTCCCAAGGACTCTCcaataacatttcatttcctggCAAAATTCTTCCCAGAAAAAGTAGAAGAGGAGCTGGTCCAAGAAATAACCCAACACCTCTTCTTCTTACAG GTGAAAAAACAGATATTAGATGAAGAGATATTCTGTTCCCCTGAAGCGTCTGTTCTGTTGGCATCATATGCTGTCCAAGCCAag TATGGGGACTACGACCCAAACTTTCATAAACCAGGCTTCCTGGCACAAGATGAGCTTTTGCCAAAAAGA GTTTTGATGCAATACCAAATGACAGCTGACATGTGGGAAGAGAAGATCACAGCTTGGTATGCAGAGCACAGAGGCATTGCCAG GGATGAGGCTGAGATGGAATACCTAAAAATTGCTCAGGACCTTGAGATGTACGGTGTCAGCTACTTTGCCATTACT caaaacaagaggGACACAGACCTGTTACTTGGTGTGGATGCTCAGGGTCTTCACATCTACAGCCCCAACAGCAAGCTCAACCCCAATAAGTCCTTTCCTTGGAGCGGCATTCGCAACATCTCTTACAGCGAAAAGGAG TTCACAATCAAACCCCTGGACAAGAAGAAAGATGTTTTCAAGTTCTACTCATCTCAGCTGCGTGTCAACAAGCTG ATCTTGCAGCTGTGCATTGGTAACCATGATCTATtcatgaggaggagaaaggtggACTCCATTGAAGTGCAGCAGATGAAAGCTCAAGCTAAAGAGGAGAAGGCCCGCAAGAAG ATGGAGCGTCAAATCCTGGCTAGGGAAAAACAGATGAGGGAGGAAGCGGAACGAGCAAAAGAAGAGATGGAGCGTCGACTTTTCCAGCTGCAGGACGAGGCTCGGCTGGCCAACGAGGCCCTG CTTCGATCTGAGGAGACAGCAGACCTGCTTGCAGAGAAGGCCCAGATTGCTGAGGAGGAGGCCAAGCTGTTGGCCCACAAGGCTGCCGAAGCTgagcaggagaggcagaggtTAGAGGTCACCGCCATGAAGAccaaggaggagaaaaggcTGATGGAGCAGAAGATGCGGGAGGCAGAGCAACTGGCTGTCAAACTGGTGGAGCAGTCTGAGAGGAG GTTGAAGGAGGCAGATCATCTGAAACAGGACCTGACCGAGGCAAAGGATGCTGAGCGGAGAGCcaaacagaagctgctggagatcACTAAAACAACGTACCCT CTCATAGCTGCCTACTCTCCTCCGCCTgctccccctgctcctcctcctgaagcACCTGACTTCGCTTACGAATCTGCATCTACACGCCTCGACTTCAAGGACTCTGACATGAAAAGGCTGTCAATGGAGatcgagagagagag ACTGGAGTACATGGAGAAGagcaaacacctgcaggaccagctgaaggagctgaagactgagatcgAGTCCctgaagctggaggagcagcagcaacaggcgGGCCTCTACAACCTCCGCAGTGAGGCGAGGGGATACGTCCAGGAGCCTGTCTACATACCTCACAGCAAC CGAAACTCTGCGTACATGTCTCAGATGGCCTACTTCGAAGAAGTGTGA
- the nf2b gene encoding neurofibromin 2b (merlin) isoform X1, whose product MSILGLKKKQPKTFKVKVITMDAEMEFSCEVKWKGKDLFDLVCRTVGLRETWFFGLRYTVKDTYAWLKPEKRVLDQEVPKDSPITFHFLAKFFPEKVEEELVQEITQHLFFLQVKKQILDEEIFCSPEASVLLASYAVQAKYGDYDPNFHKPGFLAQDELLPKRVLMQYQMTADMWEEKITAWYAEHRGIARDEAEMEYLKIAQDLEMYGVSYFAITQNKRDTDLLLGVDAQGLHIYSPNSKLNPNKSFPWSGIRNISYSEKEVNFTIKPLDKKKDVFKFYSSQLRVNKLILQLCIGNHDLFMRRRKVDSIEVQQMKAQAKEEKARKKMERQILAREKQMREEAERAKEEMERRLFQLQDEARLANEALLRSEETADLLAEKAQIAEEEAKLLAHKAAEAEQERQRLEVTAMKTKEEKRLMEQKMREAEQLAVKLVEQSERRLKEADHLKQDLTEAKDAERRAKQKLLEITKTTYPLIAAYSPPPAPPAPPPEAPDFAYESASTRLDFKDSDMKRLSMEIERERLEYMEKSKHLQDQLKELKTEIESLKLEEQQQQAGLYNLRSEARGYVQEPVYIPHSNRNSAYMSQMAYFEEV is encoded by the exons ATGTCCATCCTGGGATTAAAGAAGAAACAGCCAAAGACTTTTAAAGTCAAAGTTATCACCATGGATGCCGAAATGGAGTTCAGCTGTGAG GTGAAGTGGAAAGGTAAAGACCTGTTTGACTTGGTGTGTCGCACTGTTGGTTTGAGGGAGACCTGGTTCTTTGGACTCAGGTACACAGTAAAGGACACGTACGCCTggctgaaaccagagaaaagG GTGCTGGACCAGGAAGTTCCCAAGGACTCTCcaataacatttcatttcctggCAAAATTCTTCCCAGAAAAAGTAGAAGAGGAGCTGGTCCAAGAAATAACCCAACACCTCTTCTTCTTACAG GTGAAAAAACAGATATTAGATGAAGAGATATTCTGTTCCCCTGAAGCGTCTGTTCTGTTGGCATCATATGCTGTCCAAGCCAag TATGGGGACTACGACCCAAACTTTCATAAACCAGGCTTCCTGGCACAAGATGAGCTTTTGCCAAAAAGA GTTTTGATGCAATACCAAATGACAGCTGACATGTGGGAAGAGAAGATCACAGCTTGGTATGCAGAGCACAGAGGCATTGCCAG GGATGAGGCTGAGATGGAATACCTAAAAATTGCTCAGGACCTTGAGATGTACGGTGTCAGCTACTTTGCCATTACT caaaacaagaggGACACAGACCTGTTACTTGGTGTGGATGCTCAGGGTCTTCACATCTACAGCCCCAACAGCAAGCTCAACCCCAATAAGTCCTTTCCTTGGAGCGGCATTCGCAACATCTCTTACAGCGAAAAGGAGGTAAAT TTCACAATCAAACCCCTGGACAAGAAGAAAGATGTTTTCAAGTTCTACTCATCTCAGCTGCGTGTCAACAAGCTG ATCTTGCAGCTGTGCATTGGTAACCATGATCTATtcatgaggaggagaaaggtggACTCCATTGAAGTGCAGCAGATGAAAGCTCAAGCTAAAGAGGAGAAGGCCCGCAAGAAG ATGGAGCGTCAAATCCTGGCTAGGGAAAAACAGATGAGGGAGGAAGCGGAACGAGCAAAAGAAGAGATGGAGCGTCGACTTTTCCAGCTGCAGGACGAGGCTCGGCTGGCCAACGAGGCCCTG CTTCGATCTGAGGAGACAGCAGACCTGCTTGCAGAGAAGGCCCAGATTGCTGAGGAGGAGGCCAAGCTGTTGGCCCACAAGGCTGCCGAAGCTgagcaggagaggcagaggtTAGAGGTCACCGCCATGAAGAccaaggaggagaaaaggcTGATGGAGCAGAAGATGCGGGAGGCAGAGCAACTGGCTGTCAAACTGGTGGAGCAGTCTGAGAGGAG GTTGAAGGAGGCAGATCATCTGAAACAGGACCTGACCGAGGCAAAGGATGCTGAGCGGAGAGCcaaacagaagctgctggagatcACTAAAACAACGTACCCT CTCATAGCTGCCTACTCTCCTCCGCCTgctccccctgctcctcctcctgaagcACCTGACTTCGCTTACGAATCTGCATCTACACGCCTCGACTTCAAGGACTCTGACATGAAAAGGCTGTCAATGGAGatcgagagagagag ACTGGAGTACATGGAGAAGagcaaacacctgcaggaccagctgaaggagctgaagactgagatcgAGTCCctgaagctggaggagcagcagcaacaggcgGGCCTCTACAACCTCCGCAGTGAGGCGAGGGGATACGTCCAGGAGCCTGTCTACATACCTCACAGCAAC CGAAACTCTGCGTACATGTCTCAGATGGCCTACTTCGAAGAAGTGTGA